One region of Schistocerca gregaria isolate iqSchGreg1 chromosome 7, iqSchGreg1.2, whole genome shotgun sequence genomic DNA includes:
- the LOC126281467 gene encoding uncharacterized protein LOC126281467: MMTMTLTLLLLSLLMAEGALACTLPEPSTENFNISTAHKTWYEQYRYPMLAMDLQGCLTITQDPGKSNDTMSLRGYFSHNSLFPVTASATLKGNQLQTKYDGIFGWMISGPRNIVYINDDFYIDHYCMLGTEVSTIFTADKSPSDEVMKQVWEVVANHTEVDKSRYLRIFC; encoded by the exons ATGATGACAATGACGTTAACCCTTCTGCTGCTGTCGTTACTTATGGCAGAGGGCGCTCTGGCCTGTACGCTGCCTGAACCATCCACCGAGAACTTCAACATCTCCACA GCGCACAAGACCTGGTACGAGCAGTACCGCTACCCGATGCTGGCTATGGACCTCCAGGGATGTCTGACCATCACGCAGGATCCAGGAAAAAGTAACGACACGATGAGCCTTAGGGGCTACTTCAGCCACAATTCTTT GTTTCCAGTAACGGCTAGTGCGACACTCAAAGGAAACCAGTTGCAAACTAAATACGATGGCATAT TTGGCTGGATGATCAGCGGACCCAGAAACATCGTGTACATTAACGACGACTTCTACATTGACCACTACTGTATGTTGGGTACAG AGGTGTCAACAATTTTCACTGCAGACAAGTCTCCAAGCGACGAAGTAATGAAACAGGTATGGGAAGTTGTGGCCAACCATACTGAAGTCGACAAGTCACGATACTTGAGGATCTTCTGCtaa